One Drosophila subobscura isolate 14011-0131.10 chromosome U, UCBerk_Dsub_1.0, whole genome shotgun sequence DNA window includes the following coding sequences:
- the LOC117901470 gene encoding uncharacterized protein LOC117901470 translates to MDLESFRSKYSDITVTTVTPGGKKEEQKAKEIDFKMSTEEEQPPRVEITRVSSGSGTAYGPNSTSTLLMSSSSSTAGSAHGPNSSAPAGGFAHGRSSATSNNRGGSAFGPFGPADGPGTRSQQQTAAALAYATEYKEVMAKLDYTKYMQAKLKKLSESQGQNNAGSGLKFGMKPENILTADVEPKGTIVDTFDNLVSVVRKMKTVVKPTGMGMRVASERLLHEIANARDVVKTGQKILKHEELDTSNNPFKE, encoded by the coding sequence ATGGACCTAGAATCGTTTCGCTCAAAGTATAGCGACATAACAGTGACAACAGTGACTCCTGGTGGAAAGAAGGAAGAACAAAAGGCCAAAGAAATCGACTTCAAGATGTCAACTGAGGAGGAGCAACCGCCGCGCGTTGAAATTACACGCGTTTCgtctggcagtggcactgcaTACGGACCCAATTCCACATCGACTCTGTTGATGTCCTCATCGTCCTCTACTGCCGGATCAGCACACGGACCCAACTCATCGGCTCCTGCTGGCGGTTTTGCACACGGTCGCAGCTCAGCGACCTCGAACAATCGCGGTGGTTCTGCATTCGGACCATTCGGTCCTGCTGACGGACCTGGCACTCGCTCGCAACAGCAGACTGCCGCCGCCCTGGCCTACGCCACTGAGTACAAAGAGGTGATGGCCAAACTGGATTACACAAAATACATGCAGGCCAAGCTGAAGAAGTTGTCCGAATCGCAGGGCCAAAATAATGCTGGATCAGGTCTCAAATTTGGGATGAAACCGGAGAATATTCTTACTGCCGACGTGGAACCGAAAGGGACCATTGTGGACACATTCGACAATCTTGTGTCCGTTGTGAGAAAGATGAAGACTGTAGTAAAACCCACTGGCATGGGGATGCGAGTCGCCTCGGAACGTTTGCTGCATGAAATAGCCAATGCCCGTGACGTGGTGAAGACGGGTCAAAAAATCCTAAAGCACGAAGAGCTTGATACTTCAAATAATCCCTTCAAGGAGTGA
- the LOC117901468 gene encoding elongation factor Ts, mitochondrial, giving the protein MLLQKFCTRALHTTRMVYASGTGAGLEKSALAALRKKTGYTFANCKKALELHNNNVNEAEKWLHAQAQSLGWTKATKMADRATAQGLVGVLVRGNLGAMVELNCETDFVARNDVFKRFVDHVARICLQYTEEIEFDGDLWKLGYESEALKNLPTDEGRNLGDHLALLIGAVGENATIKRAICFKAKHDINLCGYAHPAPANVGTTEDTTQVGKYGTILAFRSDIKYPDYEFQKSICQQIVGLKPKKIGEYGKDKPVENKDDETCLIHQEYLLDADRTVGEILKENQTTVVDYHRYECGEPTRGNLDEIIRSREQSSN; this is encoded by the exons ATGTTGCTACAAAAGTTCTGCACGCGGGCGCTGCACACGACACGAATGGTGTATGCCAGTGGAACGGGCGCCGGTTTGGAAAAGAGTGCCCTGGCCGCCCTACGCAAGAAGACCGGCTACACATTCGCCAACTGCAAGAAGGCCCTGGAGTTGCATAACAACAATGTCAACGAG GCGGAGAAATGGCTGCATGCACAGGCACAGAGTCTCGGCTGGACCAAGGCAACCAAAATGGCAGATCGTGCCACGGCCCAGGGCCTGGTCGGGGTTCTCGTACGCGGCAATCTAGGCGCCATGGTGGAACTCAATTGTGAGACCGATTTCGTGGCACGCAATGATGTCTTCAAGCGCTTCGTGGACCATGTCGCACGGATCTGCCTCCAATACACGGAAGAGATTGAATTTGACGGAGATCTCTGGAAG CTTGGCTATGAATCAGAAGCTTTGAAGAATCTTCCCACTGATGAGGGCCGCAATTTGGGCGATCACTTGGCTCTACTTATCGGCGCCGTGGGCGAAAATGCTACCATTAAGCGTGCCATCTGCTTCAAGGCCAAACATGACATTAATTTGTGCGGCTATGCACATCCAGCACCCGCCAATGTGGGCACCACTGAGGACACCACACAAGTGGGCAAATATGGTACCATTCTGGCATTCCGTTCCGACATTAAGTACCCGGACTATGAGTTCCAAAAAAGCATTTGCCAACAAATTGTGGGCCTGAAGCCAAAGAAGATTGGTGAATACGGCAAAGACAAGCCGGTCGAGAACAAGGACGACGAGACGTGCCTTATCCATCAGGAGTATCTGCTGGACGCGGACAGAACTGTCGGAGAAATTCTCAAAGAGAACCAGACCACAGTGGTCGACTATCATCGGTACGAGTGCGGCGAGCCGACCAGAGGCAATCTCGACGAAATTATTCGCTCCCGAGAGCAGAGTAGCAATTAA
- the LOC117901464 gene encoding villin-like protein quail isoform X2 translates to MPPFNFIKQEVRPNSIPDPKVDATFRRVAKNAITFSLWKIDEDRLEAVARSQYGTFYDNSAYIIYAANLVGHYANHETITREQKPNVVLERYIHYWLGRNVSEQNRSNVMHKIQELDSYLGNVGAIYRETQNHESPRFLSYFKKGYDILSGALLNSPQRPRLYQLRSRKWLRSIEQDTIEWSHFNSDYIMVLQTETTTFVWIGRSSSNIERRSALTWVQKQNSGCPIVIVDDGYEQAMTAAQKELWNALLPLQKRMVCQASQLVTEYTDSSSNKFRIYKCNLRGRLHLDQLDVGLPAKDDLSDAHGVYLLDNYGQSIWLWVGAQAPQAEALSAMGNGRAFVKKKKYADNTLVVRVVEGHEPVEFKRLFSNWLNLGQENTRGHKPVSTKFGKLDAHSLCERPKMAADTQLVDDGRGERVVYRVLGDQVQELPASKTVVFTTNASYVVKYSVQCATVVPADLASVGIKSIIYQWNGSEASAESIATANNIAMVAFEALKDPGMLVQLYEFDEPPHFLQIFDGKLIIMRGQRSEMLYCNNNNNGDLKTNVMLETFLLKVYGDASYNSKAVEEHPLSSITSKDCYVIKTSHVWVWCGQSSTGDAREMAKSVGALMGEYTLILEGKESKEFWQSVAMYFNQALVINGHANSCGSSTTSSSSGAGSMCNGSSNGGSVSPTLSNNCYLNTCVPSKPRPPVQLFLVWWQQSSLRYEEIIGFEQQDLSADCTYILDTGTLTYVWLGAQAQQQEKYTSIAQCYVQNAPFGRRSATALAVVRQYQEPNVFKGFFESWHNKYGKDFLSYEQMRKELGSSAAPSNIAAVNGASPLILNGRQKDFDGHKKYPLPVLTQEMDMLPAEINPLKREVHLTHDDFVSVFKMSFYDFDELPKWKKTELKKQYRLF, encoded by the exons ATGCCGCCGTTTAATTTCATCAAGCAG GAGGTTCGCCCCAATTCCATACCGGATCCAAAAGTAGATGCCACTTTTCGTAGGGTggctaaaaatgcaattaccTTTTCGTTGTGGAAAATTGATGAGGATCGCCTGGAGGCCGTGGCCCGTTCACAGTATGGAACCTTCTATGACAACAGCGCCTACATAATATATGCAGCCAATCTGGTGGGGCACTATGCCAATCACGAGACCATC ACACGCGAACAGAAGCCCAATGTGGTGCTGGAACGATATATACACTATTGGTTGGGCAGAAATGTCAGCGAACAGAATCGCTCCAATGTGATGCACAAGATCCAGGAGCTGGACTCGTATCTGGGCAATGTGGGGGCCATCTACCGCGAGACACAGAACCACGAGAGTCCGCGTTTCTTGTCTTATTTCAAGAAGGGATACGA TATTCTTTCGGGCGCGTTGCTCAACTCTCCACAGAGGCCACGCCTGTATCAGTTGCGTTCCCGCAAATGGCTGCGTTCCATAGAGCAGGACACCATTGAGTGGTCGCACTTCAACTCGGACTACATCATGGTGCTGCAGACAGAGACCACAACATTCGTCTGGATCGGACGTTCCAGTTCGAACATTGAGCGGCGCAGCGCCTTGACCTGGGTGCAGAAGCAGAACAGCGGTTGTCCGATTGTCATTGTGGACGATGGCTACGAGCAGGCCATGACAGCAGCACAGAAGGAGCTGTGGAAcgctctgctgccgctgcagaagCGAATGGTCTGCCAGGCCAGTCAGCTGGTTACCGAATACACAgactccagcagcaacaaattccGCATCTACAAGTGCAACCTTCGTGGACGCTTGCATCTGGATCAGTTGGATGTGGGCCTGCCGGCCAAGGATGATCTGAGCGACGCCCATGGCGTCTACCTATTGGATAACTATGGCCAGAGCATTTGGCTCTGGGTGGGTGCCCAGGCCCCGCAGGCGGAAGCCCTCTCGGCCATGGGCAATGGTCGTGCCTTTGTGAAGAAGAAGAAGTATGCGGACAATACTTTGGTGGTTCGCGTCGTAGAGGGCCATGAGCCGGTCGAGTTTAAGCGTCTGTTTTCCAACTGGTTGAACTTGGGGCAGGAGAACACACGCGGCCACAAGCCCGTGTCCACGAAGTTCGGCAAACTGGATGCCCATTCGCTGTGCGAGCGACCCAAGATGGCAGCGGACACACAGCTGGTGGACGATGGCAGGGGAGAGCGGGTGGTGTATCGAGTGTTGGGCGATCAGGTGCAGGAGCTGCCTGCCTCAAAGACAGTGGTCTTTACCACCAATGCCAGCTATGTGGTCAAGTACAGTGTGCAG TGCGCAACTGTTGTGCCGGCAGATCTGGCATCGGTGGGCATAAAGAGCATCATTTATCAGTGGAACGGCTCGGAGGCCTCGGCCGAGTCCATTGCCACAGCGAATAACATTGCCATGGTCGCATTTGAGGCGCTCAAGGATCCTGGGATGCTGGTTCAACTCTATGAGTTCGATGAGCCACCGCATTTCCTGCAGATCTTCGATGGCAAGCTTATCATCATGCGGGGACAGCGTAGCGAGATGCTgtactgcaacaacaacaacaacggggACCTCAAGACGAACGTGATGCTGGAAACGTTCCTGCTGAAGGTATACGGAGACGCCAGCTACAATTCCAAGGCAGTGGAGGAGCACCCGCTTTCCTCGATCACCTCCAAAGATTGCTACGTGATCAAGACGAGTCATGTGTGGGTCTGGTGTGGCCAGAGCAGCACTGGGGATGCCCGCGAAATGGCCAAGTCGGTGGGTGCTCTCATGGGAGAGTACACGCTCATTCTCGAGGGCAAGGAGAGCAAAGAGTTTTGGCAATCGGTGGCCATGTACTTCAACCAGGCACTCGTCATCAATGGCCATGCCAATtcctgcggcagcagcaccaccagcagcagcagtggcgccGGCAGCATGTGCAACGGCAGCTCCAACGGTGGCAGTGTCTCCCCCACCCTGAGCAACAATTGCTATCTCAACACGTGCGTGCCGTCAAAGCCGAGGCCCCCGGTGCAGCTGTTCCTGGTCTGGTGGCAGCAGAGCTCCTTGCGCTACGAGGAGATCATTGGCTTTGAGCAGCAGGATCTCAGTGCGGATTGCACCTACATACTGGACACTGGCACCCTCACCTATGTCTGGCTGGGAGcccaggcacagcagcaggaaaaataCACCTCCATTGCCCAGTGCTATGTCCAGAATGCCCCATTCGGACGTCGCTCGGCCACAGCCTTGGCCGTGGTGCGGCAGTATCAGGAACCAAATGTTTTTAAAGGTTTCTTTGAATCCTGGCATAATAAATACGGAAAG GATTTTCTATCCTATGAGCAAATGCGCAAGGAACTGGGCAGCAGCGCAGCTCCCAGTAATATTGCCGCAGTCAATGGCGCCTCTCCGCTCATTTTAAACGGTAGACAGAAGGATTTTGATGGGCATAAAAAGTACCCATTGCCGGTGCTGACTCAGGAGATGGATATGCTGCCGGCTGAGATCAATCCGCTCAAGCGAGAG GTACACCTCACTCATGATGATTTTGTCTCCGTTTTTAAAATGTCTTTTTACGATTTCGATGAGCTGCCCAAGTGGAAGAAGACCGAGCTGAAAAAGCAGTACAGATTGTTTTAA
- the LOC117901464 gene encoding villin-like protein quail isoform X1, which translates to MELSLSAKETEVRPNSIPDPKVDATFRRVAKNAITFSLWKIDEDRLEAVARSQYGTFYDNSAYIIYAANLVGHYANHETITREQKPNVVLERYIHYWLGRNVSEQNRSNVMHKIQELDSYLGNVGAIYRETQNHESPRFLSYFKKGYDILSGALLNSPQRPRLYQLRSRKWLRSIEQDTIEWSHFNSDYIMVLQTETTTFVWIGRSSSNIERRSALTWVQKQNSGCPIVIVDDGYEQAMTAAQKELWNALLPLQKRMVCQASQLVTEYTDSSSNKFRIYKCNLRGRLHLDQLDVGLPAKDDLSDAHGVYLLDNYGQSIWLWVGAQAPQAEALSAMGNGRAFVKKKKYADNTLVVRVVEGHEPVEFKRLFSNWLNLGQENTRGHKPVSTKFGKLDAHSLCERPKMAADTQLVDDGRGERVVYRVLGDQVQELPASKTVVFTTNASYVVKYSVQCATVVPADLASVGIKSIIYQWNGSEASAESIATANNIAMVAFEALKDPGMLVQLYEFDEPPHFLQIFDGKLIIMRGQRSEMLYCNNNNNGDLKTNVMLETFLLKVYGDASYNSKAVEEHPLSSITSKDCYVIKTSHVWVWCGQSSTGDAREMAKSVGALMGEYTLILEGKESKEFWQSVAMYFNQALVINGHANSCGSSTTSSSSGAGSMCNGSSNGGSVSPTLSNNCYLNTCVPSKPRPPVQLFLVWWQQSSLRYEEIIGFEQQDLSADCTYILDTGTLTYVWLGAQAQQQEKYTSIAQCYVQNAPFGRRSATALAVVRQYQEPNVFKGFFESWHNKYGKDFLSYEQMRKELGSSAAPSNIAAVNGASPLILNGRQKDFDGHKKYPLPVLTQEMDMLPAEINPLKREVHLTHDDFVSVFKMSFYDFDELPKWKKTELKKQYRLF; encoded by the exons ATGGAGCTATCGCTGTCAGCAAAAGAAACG GAGGTTCGCCCCAATTCCATACCGGATCCAAAAGTAGATGCCACTTTTCGTAGGGTggctaaaaatgcaattaccTTTTCGTTGTGGAAAATTGATGAGGATCGCCTGGAGGCCGTGGCCCGTTCACAGTATGGAACCTTCTATGACAACAGCGCCTACATAATATATGCAGCCAATCTGGTGGGGCACTATGCCAATCACGAGACCATC ACACGCGAACAGAAGCCCAATGTGGTGCTGGAACGATATATACACTATTGGTTGGGCAGAAATGTCAGCGAACAGAATCGCTCCAATGTGATGCACAAGATCCAGGAGCTGGACTCGTATCTGGGCAATGTGGGGGCCATCTACCGCGAGACACAGAACCACGAGAGTCCGCGTTTCTTGTCTTATTTCAAGAAGGGATACGA TATTCTTTCGGGCGCGTTGCTCAACTCTCCACAGAGGCCACGCCTGTATCAGTTGCGTTCCCGCAAATGGCTGCGTTCCATAGAGCAGGACACCATTGAGTGGTCGCACTTCAACTCGGACTACATCATGGTGCTGCAGACAGAGACCACAACATTCGTCTGGATCGGACGTTCCAGTTCGAACATTGAGCGGCGCAGCGCCTTGACCTGGGTGCAGAAGCAGAACAGCGGTTGTCCGATTGTCATTGTGGACGATGGCTACGAGCAGGCCATGACAGCAGCACAGAAGGAGCTGTGGAAcgctctgctgccgctgcagaagCGAATGGTCTGCCAGGCCAGTCAGCTGGTTACCGAATACACAgactccagcagcaacaaattccGCATCTACAAGTGCAACCTTCGTGGACGCTTGCATCTGGATCAGTTGGATGTGGGCCTGCCGGCCAAGGATGATCTGAGCGACGCCCATGGCGTCTACCTATTGGATAACTATGGCCAGAGCATTTGGCTCTGGGTGGGTGCCCAGGCCCCGCAGGCGGAAGCCCTCTCGGCCATGGGCAATGGTCGTGCCTTTGTGAAGAAGAAGAAGTATGCGGACAATACTTTGGTGGTTCGCGTCGTAGAGGGCCATGAGCCGGTCGAGTTTAAGCGTCTGTTTTCCAACTGGTTGAACTTGGGGCAGGAGAACACACGCGGCCACAAGCCCGTGTCCACGAAGTTCGGCAAACTGGATGCCCATTCGCTGTGCGAGCGACCCAAGATGGCAGCGGACACACAGCTGGTGGACGATGGCAGGGGAGAGCGGGTGGTGTATCGAGTGTTGGGCGATCAGGTGCAGGAGCTGCCTGCCTCAAAGACAGTGGTCTTTACCACCAATGCCAGCTATGTGGTCAAGTACAGTGTGCAG TGCGCAACTGTTGTGCCGGCAGATCTGGCATCGGTGGGCATAAAGAGCATCATTTATCAGTGGAACGGCTCGGAGGCCTCGGCCGAGTCCATTGCCACAGCGAATAACATTGCCATGGTCGCATTTGAGGCGCTCAAGGATCCTGGGATGCTGGTTCAACTCTATGAGTTCGATGAGCCACCGCATTTCCTGCAGATCTTCGATGGCAAGCTTATCATCATGCGGGGACAGCGTAGCGAGATGCTgtactgcaacaacaacaacaacggggACCTCAAGACGAACGTGATGCTGGAAACGTTCCTGCTGAAGGTATACGGAGACGCCAGCTACAATTCCAAGGCAGTGGAGGAGCACCCGCTTTCCTCGATCACCTCCAAAGATTGCTACGTGATCAAGACGAGTCATGTGTGGGTCTGGTGTGGCCAGAGCAGCACTGGGGATGCCCGCGAAATGGCCAAGTCGGTGGGTGCTCTCATGGGAGAGTACACGCTCATTCTCGAGGGCAAGGAGAGCAAAGAGTTTTGGCAATCGGTGGCCATGTACTTCAACCAGGCACTCGTCATCAATGGCCATGCCAATtcctgcggcagcagcaccaccagcagcagcagtggcgccGGCAGCATGTGCAACGGCAGCTCCAACGGTGGCAGTGTCTCCCCCACCCTGAGCAACAATTGCTATCTCAACACGTGCGTGCCGTCAAAGCCGAGGCCCCCGGTGCAGCTGTTCCTGGTCTGGTGGCAGCAGAGCTCCTTGCGCTACGAGGAGATCATTGGCTTTGAGCAGCAGGATCTCAGTGCGGATTGCACCTACATACTGGACACTGGCACCCTCACCTATGTCTGGCTGGGAGcccaggcacagcagcaggaaaaataCACCTCCATTGCCCAGTGCTATGTCCAGAATGCCCCATTCGGACGTCGCTCGGCCACAGCCTTGGCCGTGGTGCGGCAGTATCAGGAACCAAATGTTTTTAAAGGTTTCTTTGAATCCTGGCATAATAAATACGGAAAG GATTTTCTATCCTATGAGCAAATGCGCAAGGAACTGGGCAGCAGCGCAGCTCCCAGTAATATTGCCGCAGTCAATGGCGCCTCTCCGCTCATTTTAAACGGTAGACAGAAGGATTTTGATGGGCATAAAAAGTACCCATTGCCGGTGCTGACTCAGGAGATGGATATGCTGCCGGCTGAGATCAATCCGCTCAAGCGAGAG GTACACCTCACTCATGATGATTTTGTCTCCGTTTTTAAAATGTCTTTTTACGATTTCGATGAGCTGCCCAAGTGGAAGAAGACCGAGCTGAAAAAGCAGTACAGATTGTTTTAA